In the Drosophila takahashii strain IR98-3 E-12201 chromosome 3R, DtakHiC1v2, whole genome shotgun sequence genome, one interval contains:
- the Unc50 gene encoding protein unc-50 homolog codes for MSQYSHVKYTQSPTPSVVSGYSSASRLHSPLPPPANHRRDCLSATTKSYKYLRRLLKFNQMDFEFALWQMLYLFVAPQKVYRNFNYRKQTKSQFARDDPAFLVLLVVCLCVTSLGFAYVLGLSFWQSISFIFYVVFVDCIFAGIIIASFFWAVTNRYLRTNSLEPDIEWGYAFDVHLNAFFPPLMILHFIQLFFYNWLISQTWFISRFLGNTFWLLAMGYYVYITFLGYNCIPHLKNTRIILIALPIIFILFLVVTIIGWNATISFVNFYKYRVY; via the exons atgagtCAATACAGCCACGTTAAGTATACGCAGTCGCCGACGCCGTCGGTGGTCTCCGGCTACTCGAGCGCCTCGCGGCTCCACTCGCCCCTCCCGCCGCCCGCCAACCACCGGAGGGACTGCCTCTCGGCGACCACCAAGAGCTACAAATACCTGCGACGTCTGCTCAAGTTCAATCAGATGGACTTCGAGTTTGCCCTGTGGCAGATGCTCTACCTCTTCGTGGCGCCCCAGAAGGTGTACCGGAACTTCAACTACCGGAAGCAGACCAAGTCACAGTTCGCCCGCGACGATCCGGCGTTCCTGGTGCTCCTGGTGGTCTGTCTATGTG TCACTTCGCTGGGCTTTGCATATGTACTGGGTCTGTCCTTCTGGCAGAGCATCTCCTTCATCTTCTACGTGGTCTTCGTGGACTGCATTTTCGCGGGCATCATAATTGCCTCGTTCTTCTGGGCGGTGACGAATCGGTATCTGCGCACGAATAGTCTGGAGCCGGACATCGAGTGGGGCTATGCCTTCGATGTGCATCTGAACGCCTTCTTTCCGCCACTGATGATACTGCACTTTATCCAGCTGTTCTTCTACAACTGGCTGATCAGCCAGACGTGGTTCATCTCCCGCTTCCTGGGCAACACATTCTGGCTGCTGGCCATGGGCTACTATGTGTACATCACCTTCCTGGGATACAATT GCATTCCCCATCTGAAGAACACCCGCATCATACTCATCGCCCTGCCCATTATCTTCATCCTGTTCCTGGTCGTCACAATTATTGGCTGGAACGCCACGATATCCTTCGTGAACTTCTACAAGTATCGCGTATATTAA
- the mRpL19 gene encoding large ribosomal subunit protein bL19m: MSLSSRVLLNRLAQQCAYKRIVTFSTKTAEHAVESQEQKKEEAPAATPPVTRKPIIPANYRFVYPEFLPDPKVEWRNPIREKLERLDMLDRRKQIDLPEFYVGSVLAVTSSDPHAAGKTSRFVGICINRDRCGLRARFVLRNVIDHQGMEVVYELYDPTIQKVEVLRLEKRLDDSLFYLRDALPEYSTFDENMEAEPLEEGTPVPVNDIKVVLRPRPWLERWERQNLRGVANIDEYLKDKHRLSAAKVQKPWEKYDMMKDYRSSIPEEEQSEIFAEVHTELHTLELQRKRNKRKRTFVKPKQLA, from the exons atgAGCTTAAGTAGTCGGGTTTTGCTAAATAGATTGGCGCAGCAGTGCGCCTACAAGCGGATTG TCACATTCTCCACGAAAACGGCGGAACATGCTGTCGAAAGTCAGGAGCAAAAGAAGGAGGAGGCTccggctgccacgccccctgtgACCCGTAAGCCCATTATTCCGGCGAACTATCGCTTCGTCTACCCGGAATTCCTGCCCGATCCCAAGGTGGAGTGGCGCAACCCCATCCGCGAGAAGCTGGAGCGCCTGGACATGCTGGACCGGCGCAAGCAGATCGATCTGCCCGAGTTCTACGTCGGATCCGTGCTGGCGGTGACCAGTTCCGATCCCCATGCCGCCGGCAAAACGAGTCGCTTCGTGGGCATCTGCATCAACAGGGATCGCTGTGGACTGCGCGCCCGCTTCGTCCTGCGCAACGTGATCGATCACCAGGGCATGGAGGTGGTCTACGAACTGTACGATCCCACCATTCAGAAGGTGGAGGTTCTCCGCCTGGAGAAGCGTCTGGACGACAGTCTGTTCTACCTGCGCGACGCTCTGCCGGAGTACAGCACCTTCGACGAGAACATGGAGGCGGAACCGCTGGAGGAGGGCACACCGGTGCCCGTCAACGACATCAAGGTCGTGCTGCGACCTCGGCCTTGGCTGGAGCGCTGGGAGCGCCAGAATCTGCGCGGCGTGGCCAACATCGATGAGTATTTGAAGGACAAGCACCGCCTGTCTGCGGCCAAGGTGCAGAAGCCCTGGGAGAAGTACGACATGATGAAGGACTACCGCAGCTCGATTCCCGAGGAGGAGCAGTCGGAGATCTTCGCCGAGGTGCACACGGAACTGCACACGCTGGAGCTGCAGCGCAAGCGCAACAAGCGGAAGCGCACCTTCGTCAAGCCCAAGCAGCTGGCGTAA